A section of the Salmo salar chromosome ssa05, Ssal_v3.1, whole genome shotgun sequence genome encodes:
- the LOC106595628 gene encoding serine/threonine-protein phosphatase 6 regulatory ankyrin repeat subunit A isoform X2 codes for MRALFLSITVRYWAKGLQPGLLKAIFNVDPDEVRSLIFQKEDVNVQDNEKRTPLHAAAYLGDTEILELLILSGARVNAKDNKWLTPLHRAVASCSEEAVQVLLKHSADVNARDKNWQTPLHIAAANKAVRCAEALVPLLSNVNVSDRAGRTALHHAAFSGHLEMVRLLLSRGANINAFDKKDRRAIHWAAYMGHIEVVKLLASHGSEVSCKDKKAYTPLHSAASSGMISVVKYLLDLGVDINEPNGYGNTPLHVACYNGQDVVVNELIECGANVNQVNEKGFAPLHFTAASRHGALCLELLVGNGAHVNIKSKDGKTPLHMTAIHGRFSRSQAIIQNGAEIDCEDKNGNTPLHISARYGHELLINTLITNGADTAKRGVHGMFPLHLAALSGFSDCCRKLLSSGFDIDTPDDFGRTCLHAAAAGGNLDCLNLLLNTGADFNRKDSFGRSPLHYAAANCNYQCLFALVGSGASVNDLDKRGCTPLHYAAASDTDGKCLEYLLRNDANPGIRDNQGYNAVHYASAYGHRLCLELIASETPLDVLMETSGTDILNDSDVRAPISPLHLAAYHGHHHAMEVLVQSLLDLDVRNSQGRTPLDLAAFKGHVECVDVLINQGASILVKDFTLKRTPIHAAATNGHSECLRLLIGNADLQSAVDVQDGNGQTPLMLSVLSGHTDCVYSLLNKGASVEAKDKWGRTALHRGAVTGHEECVEALLQHSASFLVRDCKGRTPVHLAAASGHIGVLGGLLHAAQSVETLPVITDNQGYTPLHWACYNGHDTCVEVLLEQEVFHKTEGNSFSPLHCAVINDNEGAAEMLIDTLGPAIVNATDTKNRTPLHAAAFTDHVECLQLLLGHNAQVNSPDASGKTSLMMAAENGQTNAVELLVSSAKAELTLQDAVKNTALHLACSKGHETSALLILEKITDRNLINSTNAALQTPLHVAARNGLTVVVQELLAKGASVLAVDENGYTPALACAPNKDVADCLALILATMMPVSPCTPAPSLSFSAINHYTTSPSKSVTFDSLPVLRSEHSSYCSFNNIGHRGHDEGFYKDEELNDSDSETY; via the exons GACAATGAGAAGCGGACACCGTTGCATGCCGCTGCCTATCTAGGGGATACAGAAATTCTAGAGCTACTCATACTATCAG GAGCCAGAGTAAATGCCAAAGACAACAAGTGGCTCACTCCTCTGCACCGGGCCGTGGCTTCCTGCAGTGAG GAGGCAGTCCAGGTGCTATTGAAACACTCTGCTGATGTGAACGCCAGGGACAAGAACTGGCAAACGCCGTTACACATCGCTGCGGCCAATAAGGCGGTCCGCTGTGCCGAGGCCCTGGTCCCTCTCCTCAGCAATGTGAACGTGTCGGACCGGGCCGGGCGCACGGCGCTGCACCATGCAGCCTTCAGCGGACACCTGGAG ATGGTGAGGCTGCTTCTCTCCAGAGGAGCCAACATTAATGCTTTTGACAAGAAGGACCGCCGAGCAATCCACTGGGCTGCTTACATGG GACACATTGAGGTGGTGAAACTGCTGGCCTCTCATGGATCAGAGGTGTCCTGTAAAGACAAGAAGGCCTACACCCCTCTCCACTCTGCAGCCTCCAGCGGCATGATCAGCGTGGTCAAGTACCTCCTGGACCTTGGGGTGGAT ATAAATGAGCCCAATGGGTACGGTAACACCCCCCTCCATGTGGCGTGCTACAACGGCCAGGACGTGGTGGTAAATGAGCTGATCGAGTGCGGCGCCAACGTGAACCAGGTGAACGAGAAGGGTTTCGCCCCGCTCCACTTCACGGCCGCCTCGCGCCACGGGGCGCTCTGCCTGGAGCTGCTGGTTGGCAACGGGGCCCACGTCAACATCAAG agtAAAGATGGAAAGACCCCCCTCCACATGACGGCCATCCACGGACGCTTCTCCAGATCTCAAGCCATCATCCAGAATG gtgctGAGATTGACTGTGAAGATAAGAATGGAAACACACCCCTGCACATCTCTGCTCGCTACGGCCACGAGTTACTCATCAATACACTCATCACGAACGGCGCTGACACAGCCAA ACGAGGCGTCCATGGGATGTTCCCCCTCCACCTGGCTGCTCTCAGTGGTTTCTCTGACTGCTGTCGAAAGCTCCTCTCATCAGGCTTTGATATAGACACCCCTGACGACTTTGGAAGGACCTGTTTACATGCTGCAGCAGCTGGAGG GAACCTGGACTGTCTGAATCTGCTGCTCAACACAGGGGCAGACTTCAACAGAAAGGACAGCTTCGGAAG GAGTCCTCTGCATTATGCAGCAGCCAACTGTAACTACCAGTGTCTGTTTGCCTTGGTGGGGTCTGGGGCCAGTGTGAATGACCTGGATAAGAGGGGCTGCACCCCGCTCCACTACGCTGCTGCCTCCGATACAGACGGGAA GTGTCTGGAATATTTGCTACGAAACGACGCTAACCCAGGGATCAGGGACAATCAGGGCTACAACGCAGTGCATTACGCGTCTGCATACGGACACCGCCTCTGTCTGGAGCTG ATTGCAAGTGAAACACCTTTAGATGTG CTAATGGAAACCTCAGGGACAGACATCCTGAACGACTCTGATGTCAGAGCTCCCATCAGCCCTCTACACCTCGCT GCGTACCACGGCCACCACCATGCTATGGAGGTCCTGGTTCAGTCTCTACTGGATCTAGACGTGAGGAACAGCCAGGGGCGCACCCCTCTGGACCTGGCTGCCTTTAAAGGCCATGTGGAGTGTGTTGACGTCCTCATCAACCAGGGAGCCTCCATCCTGGTTAAGGACTTCACCCTGAAGAGGACCCCCATCCACGCTGCAG CTACCAACGGTCATTCGGAGTGTTTGCGTTTGCTGATTGGAAATGCTGACCTCCAGAGTGCAGTGGACGTTCAAGACGGGAATGGACA AACCCCTCTGATGCTGTCGGTGCTGAGCGGACACACAGACTGTGTGTACTCACTGCTCAACAAGGGAGCCAGCGTAGAAGCCAAAGACAAGTGGGGCAGAACAGCTCTACacagaggg gcgGTGACGGGTCACGAGGAGTGTGTGGAGGCCCTGCTGCAGCACAGCGCCAGCTTCCTGGTTCGGGACTGTAAGGGGCGGACCCCTGTTCACCTGGCGGCGGCGTCTGGACATATCGGGGTGCTGGGGGGGCTCCTACATGCCGCTCAGTCAGTGGAGACCCTCCCCGTCATCACAGACAACCAGGGCTACACGCCACTACACTGGGCCTGCTACAACG GCCATGACACGTGTGTAGAGGTGCTGCTGGAACAGGAGGTTTTCCACAAGACCGAGGGCAACTCCTTCAGCCCCCTCCACTGTGCTGTGATCAATGACAACGAGGGGGCTGCAGAGATGTTGATTGACACTCTGGGGCCGGCCATTGTCAACGCCACTGACACCAAGAACCG GACCCCCTTGCATGCGGCGGCCTTCACGGACCACGTGGAGTGTCTTCAGCTGCTGCTAGGTCACAACGCCCAGGTCAACTCCCCCGACGCCTCCGGGAAGACCTCCCTCATGATGGCTGCTGAGAACGGACAAACCAACGCTGTCG AGCTGTTGGTGAGCAGTGCCAAAGCAGAGCTCACCCTGCAGGATGCAGTCAAGAACACTGCTCTTCATCTGGCATGCAGTAAG GGGCATGAAACCAGTGCCTTGTTGATATTGGAGAAGATTACAGACAGGAACCTCATCAACTCGACTAACGCAGCCTTACAGAC GCCGTTACACGTTGCAGCCAGAAATGGTCTGACCGTGGTGGTGCAAGAGCTGCTAGCGAAGGGTGCTAGCGTGCTCGCAGTCGATGAGAATG GTTACACGCCTGCCTTGGCCTGTGCCCCCAACAAAGACGTGGCGGACTGCCTGGCGCTGATCCTGGCCACCATGATGCCTGTGTCCCCTTGCACCCCGGCACCCAGCCTGTCCTTCAGTGCCATTAACCACTACACCACCAGCCCCTCCAAGAGTGTTACCTTCGACAGCCTGCCCGTGCTGCGCAGTGAGCACAGCTCCTACTGCAGCTTCAACAACATCGGCCACCGCGGCCACGACGAAGGCTTCTACAAGGATGAGGAACTCAATGACTCAGACTCAGAGACGTACTGA